GACGGTTCTTCCAGGTAATCCTGGGCAGATTCTCAATGGTCGGGTTGGGAGGTAAAGCTCcaacggctgcttcttccaactgcTTGGCGACCGTTTTAGGCTGAGACAATCgtgagaagacggaagaaggaggtgTAGGACAAGGTGTCAATCTTGTTGGCGGAAAGCCAGCTGGCGACGGGGAGAGTGGCGAGTTCGACAACCACGTGTAGAAGGGATTATTTTGATGGCGCGACATGGTTGGAAAACGCGTTCCACATTGCATACGCGCGCTGGGGTCATGCGTTAGATCACGATAGCAGACACTTAGCTTTGCCGCTAATCACCCCGCTATTTGAGAGTAGACTCCTATCTGCAACTATCTAGTATAGGGTAGTGGCTCGAGAAGATGTGGATTTTCCCTCGAGATTAGACGATCACATGATACATATGTAATATGTCAATTATTTCAACTTTAGAAAtgtgtgatttgatttgattgaaaggaagaatttgacgatttgattgatttgattggggtgattgattgattgagttgacataTGAATTACTATGCCGCAACTGTCCTCCACCCGGCGATTCGGTGGGACTTCCTTCATAGGGCTTATCGAGAGAGGCCGGGTTGGATCGGAAAAGCTCAGCAACTCATTGACGGCCTCTGGCAGAGTACAAGCAATTGCCGGTCCAATTTGAACGAGGCAACTATGACCAGCTACGTCCAATCAAGAGGGCCAAGGAAGTAGAAGATTCGTTCTCTTCGTACCTGGACAGTTTCAAGTCAACGACCACGGCGCGGTTGGAGGGAAATGAGGGTGACGAGCTCGACCGGTGGCTACAGCTCACCGGTCCTGTTGAGAAAAGACTCTGGCCCATTTTTATATTGGTTTAACAAGAGGTTTGAATACCCACGTCTTACACGGATGGCTATAGACATCCTCTCTGTGCCTCTAATGGCGGCGGAGTGCGAGAGGGTATTCTCTTCCTGTGGGAACATGGTGTCGGCCAAACGCTGCCGGCTGCAGGCGGAAACAGTTGCCGTAACGCAAACCGTGAGGTCCTGGTTAAAGGCGGGTTTGCTGGACGATTATGACGGATTGCTCAAGGATGTGGTGGCAGAAGAATGAGCCTAGACTTAATCGCGCTCACTAGGTATGGCCGGGATGTTTCGTTCATTGAATCATTTCAATCACTATCATTTCATTCCTTGCCCTTCAATGATCATTATCATTGTGGTCCTGCTTAATCAGCAgccatttcatttcattatcCCCTTCATAGTGATTGATAGTGATTGATGCGCCACTCTGGTCCTGAGAGATATGCTGAACTCCGACCTCCGTTATTTTCTCTTGTACAGCTTCAGAATATGAGGGAAGATAGCTGGCGTTATCTCGAGCTTgacgctcttgtcgctgcttAGCTTGCCATTTGTCACACGTAGCGAGGTGCTCTTTCGGCCTCCCAACAGAGGTCGCTGCAAACTCCTTCTGGCAGTGACGGCACCTGTATCGCTTGCTTTTCTTGCAGTTAGACCGGCCAAGGTCGATAAACTGTCGCTAAACGAAGGCCGCGTCAGCTTTAATAGGCGGCATCTTTTGACGCTACCCTCATTGAGGAGAGAATGGCAGAGATTTTGTACAGCTCCGTACTTGTAAGATATGGCCCACAAATGACCTCGTTGGGAACATTGTGGGTCGTGCCGTACGTACGCAGTACACGTACGTACAACACGGTTGTATCGTTTGATGTTTGGCGAAGTGGGGCGGCACGGATGAATATTCGGGGCGCGTCTCGGCTGTCGGCCAAACCCCACTAGCCgggcatggctgctgttaAAAGCGGCTAAAACCGAGTAGgaatacaaccaaccaaccaaccaacacaGAAAATGACAGAAAGCATTCAGTACCAACCAGTTACAACACGCTCAACAAGAGCGTGTCTGCCGTGTAGGACAAGGAAAGTAAGATGTGATGCATCGCATCGTGGAGTTCCATGTACCAACTGTTGCTTGGATGGGAAAGAATGCCTTGTTGCTGAACGGAAGTCAAGACGGTAAGTGCTCTCAATGTTCCTTATATATTTCAGTTCTAATTTCAGAATCTGTAGCCAAATTCCCTGTCTAGACAGAACGGTTCTGCCTCTTGAAGACAACCAAGGAACATACGCTGCGGTTGAAGCCACGCAGCCACTCGAGACAGCTCAACAACAGCCGAACAATCCCAATACAACACCGGACTCTGGAAGTTTTGAAGGCATAAACATGGATTCATCCAATAGTGTGTATTACAAGCTCCCAGTTTCATGTGGTTTGAAGCTCATTCACCAATAGCATACATCTACAGTAACATTCATAGCGCCTCTCGCGAGTCTATGACCAAAGATACCGAAATACCAAGACCTATTACAGAATCACATATGTGCTATCAAGACTTTCGCGAATATGGGTTTATTAAACTCGGAAATATGGAAACTCTTTCGTCGGAGGACTTGCATTATCTGCAAACGCAGCGCTGCTTTCATCTCCCAAGTAAACTCCTGCTAGATGAACTCATCAGGCGTTACCTATTCTATGTCCATCCCCTGCTCCCTATTCTTGATGATCAGTCGTTCTGGTGTAGCTATTTTCAACCCAGGCAAGAAGGGGGCGTCTGTAAGAGCCAAACTCCACTTCTACTCTTATGGTGCGCTCTCTTTGCTTCCAGTGGTGTAAGTATGCATCTTTCGCTTGGCTGACTGCAATGCCTTGACATCTgacatttctttttcttacaTCAGTTCCTTTCCCCGGCCTCTGCTGCATCTCTAGGCTATGGCAACGTGCGGAATGCACGAACTGGATTTTACAAGAAAGCCAAGGTGAAATTCTTCCTccactcttctctttctgcAACCACAAGCACGGACAGCTAATGGTTTCGAATCCTTAATAGATATTATTCGATATTGGATCAGAATCCTCACCGGTAATACTGGGGCAGagtgctcttcttctttctttccaaaCATATTCGCCCAGAATTAAAGTCGCCAAAATCGACAGCCCTAGTATAAGATCCAACACGATCTGGCTCAGGACTGCAATTCGACATGCCCAGCAAGCGAATGTGGAAACAATATGTTGTTCTCCGTTAGTTTCCACTATTGCGTCTCGTAAGGCAGACTCGATCACCCTGATCAGACTATGGTGGTGCTGCATTCTCCTTGATAGAATAATAGCTCTAGGACAGAGGCGGGATCTTCTAATACCCAAACAGTACCCGTTACCGAGTCATACTTGGTTCGAGGACGATGTGCCTTGGTCGAAAGCACAAATGACGGAAATTAAACAACATTTTACGGTTCGCCTTATGCATGCACTCAAGCTTTGCATGGTTGCGACGGATATTCTCCTACTGGAATCGTGTCCCCAACAGCTTAAGACCAAGCCGCTACAACAACTCAAAGAGGCTATGGTGATACTCGAAGAGAGTGGTAATTCACTCAAACAGTGGCATGACGTAGCTATGCTCGATATTCCAGGATTAGATGATAGCCAAAATACTCTCACGAGCTTCCAGCACCCGCCACTGGCGGCATTCACGAGGGTGATAAGGATAAGCTACAGGTATAATCGTTTCACTTACGCTACTTTCATGTTCTTCGAGTGACTA
Above is a window of Fusarium poae strain DAOMC 252244 chromosome Unknown contig_7, whole genome shotgun sequence DNA encoding:
- a CDS encoding uncharacterized protein (TransMembrane:1 (o551-569i)) is translated as MTESIQYQPVTTRSTRACLPCRTRKVRCDASHRGVPCTNCCLDGKECLVAERKSRRQIPCLDRTVLPLEDNQGTYAAVEATQPLETAQQQPNNPNTTPDSGSFEGINMDSSNTYIYSNIHSASRESMTKDTEIPRPITESHMCYQDFREYGFIKLGNMETLSSEDLHYLQTQRCFHLPSKLLLDELIRRYLFYVHPLLPILDDQSFWCSYFQPRQEGGVCKSQTPLLLLWCALFASSGFLSPASAASLGYGNVRNARTGFYKKAKILFDIGSESSPVILGQSALLLSFQTYSPRIKVAKIDSPSIRSNTIWLRTAIRHAQQANVETICCSPLVSTIASRKADSITLIRLWWCCILLDRIIALGQRRDLLIPKQYPLPSHTWFEDDVPWSKAQMTEIKQHFTVRLMHALKLCMVATDILLLESCPQQLKTKPLQQLKEAMVILEESGNSLKQWHDVAMLDIPGLDDSQNTLTSFQHPPLAAFTRVIRISYSAARLCAGHQELLLRISISATISATGDETLSAYSDLSGAAHGIQSAILDISNCIIEFMQLGLVPYLYIGIAAFAALPYLMQVLDLKITRRSCPEVELTDQYHRLCILTRAVKEYQARYNGLDHFGGTIQFISTNFQLITRYLPENVRITSWQDVLMHDPCCYMRLALALEHCSRTATIPTVEQLAEDLEGSLTIPPPQNLDSKQGDSPDDFMSLSS